The Kroppenstedtia pulmonis genome has a segment encoding these proteins:
- a CDS encoding YitT family protein, producing MKRTLEYLTLTIGCLFVAASMELILAPNGMVDGGTTALSIMINHVGGIPIWLILMIFNLPILIFTARYTGKKFFIRTLYANIVTSIALALLKPVPAITSSEVLIVLYGGLLMGLGVGLVVKFGGAVDGTEMLAVWLNKRFHIRVSTFLMAVNAVIFTIAAIIFTLEKAMLSLAVFYIIAKMIDFVLDGLNQARSVMIITDSPELLGEILIKRLNVSITYIYGEGGYSGDHKKIIYCIVDRLEFTKLKELVLETDPRAILEASPVAETAGVEYKTFFHTIMKKSS from the coding sequence ATGAAACGAACTTTGGAATATCTCACCTTGACAATCGGATGCCTCTTTGTCGCAGCAAGCATGGAACTGATACTGGCACCCAACGGAATGGTGGATGGAGGGACGACGGCTCTTTCCATTATGATCAATCATGTTGGCGGGATTCCGATATGGTTGATACTGATGATATTTAACTTGCCGATTTTAATTTTCACAGCGAGGTATACCGGCAAAAAATTTTTCATCCGCACATTATATGCCAATATTGTGACATCCATCGCCTTAGCCTTGTTAAAACCGGTTCCGGCCATTACTTCTTCCGAGGTATTGATCGTTTTATACGGTGGCCTGTTGATGGGTTTGGGTGTCGGACTGGTTGTGAAGTTTGGAGGGGCGGTTGATGGTACGGAAATGTTGGCTGTTTGGTTAAACAAGCGTTTTCATATACGTGTCAGCACATTTTTAATGGCGGTCAATGCTGTGATCTTTACAATTGCTGCAATAATCTTCACCTTGGAAAAAGCGATGTTATCTTTGGCGGTATTTTATATTATTGCAAAAATGATTGATTTCGTCCTGGATGGTCTCAATCAGGCCCGGTCGGTGATGATTATAACCGACAGTCCGGAATTGTTGGGAGAAATTTTGATTAAACGACTCAATGTTTCTATCACTTATATTTACGGCGAGGGTGGCTATTCCGGGGATCATAAAAAAATTATTTATTGTATCGTCGATCGATTGGAATTTACCAAGCTGAAAGAACTGGTGTTGGAAACGGATCCCCGTGCAATTTTGGAGGCTTCTCCAGTGGCAGAGACTGCTGGAGTGGAATATAAGACATTTTTCCATACGATTATGAAAAAATCATCCTAA
- a CDS encoding ribonuclease J, with translation MTKNNSRSKLSIFALGGLDEIGKNMYVVQYGDDIAVIDSGLMFPEEEMLGIDVVIPDITYLVENRDKVRGILITHGHEDHIGGLPYILRELNVPVYGTKLTMGLVEHKLREAHMLNQTKRILINNRSEVRLGSMKATFFNTNHSIPDSVGVSIETPEGCVVHTGDFKFDMTPVNDQTADMHKMAEIGNKGVLCLLSDSTNAERPGFTGSERNVGEALDEVFRTSKQRVIVATFASNIHRVQQVVDASHKHNRKLAVVGRSMVNVVNIGMELGYLRVPSDLLIDPDEINRLPAHRVAVMSTGSQGEPMSALTRMAHGSHRKIEILPGDTVILAATPIPGNEKLVSRIVDQLFRVGANVIYSSSGQHGVHVSGHGSQEDLKLMLNLMKPKFFIPIHGEHRMLRAHGQLAEMTGVRPENIFICDNGDVVEFSGGKARYGSKVAAGNVLIDGLGVGDVGNIVLRDRKLLSQDGILVVVVTLSKSNGKILSGPDIISRGFVYVRESEKLLEEANRIVTQTMEKCANEQVSEWASLKTSIRDALSRFLHDQTRRRPMILPIIMEV, from the coding sequence TTGACAAAAAACAACTCACGTAGCAAACTATCCATATTTGCTCTCGGTGGGTTGGATGAAATCGGGAAAAATATGTACGTGGTGCAGTATGGGGATGATATTGCCGTCATCGATTCCGGATTGATGTTTCCCGAAGAAGAGATGCTGGGAATCGATGTGGTGATACCCGATATTACGTACTTGGTGGAAAACCGCGATAAAGTGCGGGGGATCCTCATCACTCATGGACATGAGGATCACATCGGCGGACTTCCTTATATTTTGCGTGAGCTTAATGTTCCGGTCTATGGTACCAAACTGACAATGGGATTGGTGGAGCACAAACTCCGGGAAGCACATATGTTGAATCAGACGAAACGGATCCTGATCAACAACCGTTCCGAAGTTCGTTTGGGTTCTATGAAAGCCACTTTTTTCAATACAAACCACAGTATCCCAGATTCAGTTGGAGTGAGCATCGAAACTCCAGAGGGGTGTGTTGTGCATACTGGCGATTTTAAATTTGATATGACTCCGGTCAATGATCAAACTGCCGACATGCATAAAATGGCTGAAATAGGAAATAAAGGGGTTCTTTGCCTTCTTTCAGACAGTACCAATGCAGAACGTCCCGGATTTACAGGTTCGGAACGGAATGTGGGAGAAGCCCTGGATGAGGTGTTTCGTACATCGAAACAGCGGGTTATTGTAGCGACATTTGCCTCCAATATCCATCGGGTTCAGCAAGTGGTTGATGCTTCACATAAGCATAACCGTAAGCTGGCTGTGGTAGGACGCAGTATGGTGAACGTTGTTAACATCGGGATGGAGTTGGGGTATCTGCGGGTACCTTCTGACCTATTGATCGACCCTGATGAAATTAACCGTTTGCCTGCTCACCGAGTGGCAGTCATGTCCACGGGAAGTCAAGGTGAGCCGATGTCTGCTTTGACCCGGATGGCCCATGGTTCTCACCGCAAGATCGAAATTCTGCCTGGTGATACTGTCATTTTGGCGGCAACACCGATTCCCGGTAACGAAAAATTGGTCTCCCGCATTGTTGACCAATTGTTCCGGGTTGGAGCCAATGTGATATACAGCAGCTCTGGACAGCATGGTGTGCATGTCTCCGGACATGGTTCCCAAGAAGATTTAAAGCTCATGCTCAATCTAATGAAGCCTAAATTTTTTATCCCGATTCACGGTGAGCATCGTATGTTACGGGCTCATGGCCAACTTGCCGAAATGACAGGTGTTCGACCGGAAAACATCTTTATATGCGACAATGGGGATGTTGTAGAATTCTCCGGCGGAAAAGCGCGTTATGGTTCTAAAGTCGCGGCGGGTAATGTCCTGATCGATGGATTAGGTGTAGGAGATGTTGGTAATATCGTATTAAGAGACAGGAAACTCCTGTCTCAAGACGGAATTTTAGTAGTTGTGGTCACCCTCAGCAAAAGTAACGGAAAGATTTTGTCCGGACCGGATATCATCTCCCGCGGCTTCGTCTATGTACGCGAATCTGAAAAATTGTTGGAGGAAGCCAACCGCATTGTCACCCAAACGATGGAAAAATGCGCCAATGAACAAGTTAGTGAATGGGCGTCACTCAAAACCAGTATTCGAGATGCCCTGAGTCGTTTCTTGCATGATCAAACCCGACGCCGTCCCATGATCCTTCCCATTATCATGGAAGTATGA
- the dapA gene encoding 4-hydroxy-tetrahydrodipicolinate synthase has product MNFGRLMTAMITPLTESGAIDWPRVAGCIEHLIATGTESVVIAGTTGESPTLTHREKLELCRYAVQQADGRVNIIVGTGSNNTQDSVELTGEVASTGVDGVMLVVPYYNKPTQEGLYRHFKIVAQSTSLPVMLYNIPGRSSVNMSVDTMIRLTNEVENIVMIKESSGNLVDVMELVSRKRKDVAVYSGMDELVIPYMSAGADGVVSVASHLAGTSMKEMIEAFIQGKVEQAGEIQRKLIPLVQALFMTSSPAPLKYAMSQLGLCEEHVRLPVVPLAKEEKEKMDFVLQHLQIERD; this is encoded by the coding sequence GTGAACTTTGGCAGACTGATGACAGCAATGATAACTCCGCTAACGGAAAGTGGCGCCATCGATTGGCCCAGGGTAGCCGGCTGTATAGAGCATTTGATTGCTACTGGCACTGAATCCGTGGTTATTGCGGGAACCACAGGTGAATCTCCCACTCTTACTCATCGGGAGAAGTTGGAATTGTGTCGGTATGCGGTTCAGCAGGCTGATGGGCGGGTCAATATTATTGTCGGTACAGGCAGTAACAATACACAAGACTCAGTGGAGCTGACCGGTGAAGTGGCCTCAACGGGTGTGGATGGTGTAATGTTGGTGGTTCCTTACTATAATAAGCCGACACAAGAAGGATTGTACCGACACTTTAAGATAGTAGCCCAATCCACTTCCCTCCCGGTTATGCTGTATAATATTCCAGGTCGCAGTTCCGTCAATATGAGTGTAGATACCATGATTCGTTTGACCAACGAAGTGGAGAACATCGTGATGATCAAGGAATCCAGCGGCAATCTGGTGGATGTGATGGAACTGGTCTCTCGAAAAAGAAAAGATGTGGCCGTGTACAGCGGGATGGATGAACTGGTTATTCCCTACATGTCTGCAGGTGCAGACGGGGTGGTCAGCGTAGCCAGCCATCTGGCGGGAACCTCCATGAAGGAAATGATAGAGGCATTTATTCAGGGAAAGGTGGAACAGGCCGGGGAAATTCAAAGAAAGTTAATTCCCCTGGTCCAGGCATTGTTCATGACGTCCAGTCCAGCCCCTCTCAAATACGCCATGTCACAATTGGGACTGTGTGAAGAACATGTCCGCCTGCCAGTGGTCCCTCTTGCCAAAGAAGAAAAAGAGAAAATGGATTTTGTGTTACAACACTTGCAAATTGAACGGGATTAA
- the dapG gene encoding aspartate kinase, protein MQIRVQKYGGTSVATPEMRLRVIHHIRQAREEGCGVVAVVSAMGRKGDPYATDTFLEWIQQNGESLPAREQDLLLSCGEIISASTLSSLLHNEGIPNTVLTGGQAGIITNNDYNNAQILTIHPKRVKEELAKGKVVVLAGFQGRTSEGEITTLGRGGSDTTATALGVALDAESVDIFTDVEGIMTADPRIVEDAFPLESVTYSEICNLAFQGAKVIHPRAVELAMQTNVPIRVRSTKSDHPGTLVTSTHDRNGVAGEVHDRLITGITQMPNVTQVKVKAREGQYDLQLRVFKAMAENGISVDFININPSGVAYTVYDHVADRAEEILKSMDLDVELYRHCSKVAVVGAGIAGVPGVMSKIAEALTQEDIQILQSADSHTTIWALIRGDDMVKAVRALHRKFNLNKNHVHS, encoded by the coding sequence ATGCAAATTCGAGTTCAAAAATATGGAGGAACATCTGTCGCCACCCCGGAAATGCGTCTCAGAGTCATCCATCATATTCGTCAAGCGAGGGAAGAAGGTTGCGGGGTTGTAGCTGTAGTCTCAGCCATGGGACGAAAAGGTGACCCTTATGCCACAGATACCTTTTTGGAGTGGATTCAGCAAAACGGAGAGTCTCTCCCAGCCAGGGAACAGGATTTGTTGCTCAGTTGCGGTGAGATCATCTCTGCTTCCACATTGTCCAGCTTGTTGCACAATGAGGGGATCCCCAACACGGTGCTTACCGGAGGACAGGCGGGGATTATCACCAACAATGATTACAACAATGCTCAGATTTTAACGATCCATCCAAAACGGGTGAAAGAGGAACTGGCAAAGGGAAAGGTGGTTGTACTGGCCGGTTTTCAGGGTCGGACATCAGAGGGTGAAATAACCACGCTGGGACGGGGAGGCAGCGACACAACCGCCACGGCATTGGGTGTAGCTCTGGATGCGGAATCTGTGGACATTTTTACAGATGTAGAAGGAATTATGACTGCGGATCCCCGTATTGTGGAAGATGCCTTTCCCTTGGAAAGTGTCACATATTCGGAAATCTGCAACCTGGCGTTTCAGGGGGCGAAAGTGATTCATCCCCGTGCTGTTGAATTGGCAATGCAAACCAATGTCCCGATTCGGGTCCGCTCGACCAAATCTGATCATCCCGGGACGCTGGTAACCAGTACCCATGATCGTAACGGGGTGGCAGGGGAGGTTCATGATCGGCTGATAACAGGAATTACCCAAATGCCGAATGTGACCCAAGTGAAAGTGAAAGCAAGAGAAGGCCAATATGATTTACAGTTACGTGTGTTTAAAGCGATGGCGGAAAACGGCATCAGTGTGGATTTTATCAATATCAACCCCAGCGGTGTTGCCTATACGGTATATGATCATGTAGCGGATCGCGCGGAGGAAATATTAAAGTCCATGGACTTGGATGTGGAATTGTATCGCCATTGTTCCAAAGTGGCTGTGGTTGGGGCTGGAATTGCCGGGGTTCCAGGTGTGATGTCCAAGATTGCCGAGGCATTAACTCAAGAAGATATTCAGATATTACAATCGGCAGACTCCCACACTACGATCTGGGCCTTGATTAGGGGAGACGATATGGTAAAAGCAGTTCGGGCACTGCATCGCAAATTTAATCTTAACAAGAATCATGTCCATTCCTAG
- a CDS encoding aspartate-semialdehyde dehydrogenase — translation MPSRDVTVAVLGATGAVGEQILRNLEERSFPIRELRLLASARSAGKKVRFKGKEVEVQEATPEAFEGVDIALFSAGGGVSEKFAPEAVKRGAVVIDNTNAFRMNPEVPLIVPEVNGDQISQHKGIIANPNCSTIQMVVALKPLVEHFGLERVIVSTYQAVSGSGTRAMEELADQSRAALEGKEGPRNIMPVGKLTKHYPIAFNVLPQCDVAQENGFTLEEMKMVRETNKIFGDDTIGVTATCVRVPVMRGHSESIYVELKKEFELSEVRDALRNGKGIILQDDIASQEYPMPLDVVGRDEVFVGRVRKDTIHPRGLNLWVVCDNLLKGAATNAVQIAEKVATQVGQ, via the coding sequence ATGCCATCACGTGATGTGACAGTGGCTGTCTTGGGAGCGACAGGTGCTGTTGGGGAACAAATTCTACGAAACTTGGAAGAACGTTCGTTTCCGATCCGGGAGCTACGTTTGCTAGCATCAGCGCGCTCAGCCGGAAAGAAAGTCCGTTTCAAAGGTAAAGAAGTAGAAGTGCAAGAGGCCACTCCAGAAGCATTTGAAGGTGTGGATATTGCGTTGTTCAGCGCGGGAGGAGGCGTCAGCGAAAAATTCGCCCCGGAAGCGGTTAAGCGAGGAGCAGTCGTTATTGACAACACCAATGCATTTCGCATGAATCCGGAAGTACCTTTAATTGTTCCGGAAGTAAATGGGGATCAAATTTCTCAACATAAGGGAATTATCGCCAATCCGAACTGTTCCACCATTCAGATGGTGGTAGCTTTAAAGCCGTTGGTGGAACATTTTGGTCTGGAACGTGTCATCGTGTCCACTTACCAGGCGGTGTCAGGATCAGGAACTCGTGCGATGGAGGAATTGGCGGATCAGTCCCGGGCTGCTTTGGAAGGAAAAGAAGGACCCCGTAATATTATGCCTGTGGGAAAGCTGACGAAGCACTATCCCATTGCTTTCAATGTGCTTCCCCAGTGTGATGTGGCACAGGAAAACGGTTTTACCCTGGAAGAAATGAAAATGGTCCGGGAAACCAACAAGATTTTCGGTGACGATACCATTGGGGTTACTGCAACGTGTGTTCGTGTACCTGTTATGCGGGGACACAGTGAATCGATTTACGTGGAACTGAAGAAAGAGTTTGAGCTGTCTGAAGTACGGGATGCACTCCGGAATGGAAAGGGAATCATTCTCCAGGATGATATCGCCAGCCAGGAGTATCCGATGCCCTTGGATGTCGTGGGACGGGATGAGGTTTTCGTCGGTCGGGTCAGGAAGGACACGATACATCCCCGTGGGCTCAACCTATGGGTTGTATGCGACAATCTTTTAAAAGGGGCAGCTACTAACGCTGTTCAGATCGCAGAAAAAGTTGCCACACAAGTTGGTCAGTAG
- a CDS encoding dipicolinate synthase subunit B has product MNLQGKTIGFGLTGSHCTYDEVLPQMKKLVDLGARVIPIASYTVQTVDSRFGQASDWLSQIKDITGEKVLGTIPEAEPIGPQKLLDCMLIAPCTGSSLARLANALTDSPVLMAAKAQMRNQRPVVLAISTNDALGLNGVNLARLLSTKNIYFVPFGQDAPEIKPNSLVARMELIPESCNAAMDGYQLQPLIVEKYRYLTS; this is encoded by the coding sequence ATGAATCTGCAGGGAAAGACGATCGGGTTTGGTCTGACTGGCTCCCACTGTACCTATGATGAAGTATTGCCTCAAATGAAAAAGTTGGTTGATTTGGGAGCCAGGGTTATTCCCATAGCCTCCTACACCGTTCAGACTGTAGACAGTCGATTCGGTCAGGCATCAGATTGGTTAAGTCAAATTAAGGACATAACAGGTGAAAAAGTTTTGGGTACCATTCCCGAAGCAGAGCCTATCGGTCCCCAAAAATTGTTGGATTGTATGTTGATTGCTCCCTGTACGGGAAGCAGTTTGGCCCGATTGGCCAATGCTCTTACAGACAGTCCGGTATTAATGGCTGCTAAAGCCCAGATGCGAAATCAGAGACCGGTGGTGTTAGCGATTTCCACGAATGATGCATTGGGGCTTAATGGCGTGAATCTTGCTCGCTTGTTAAGTACAAAAAATATCTACTTTGTTCCCTTTGGTCAGGATGCTCCTGAAATCAAACCCAATTCACTGGTGGCACGGATGGAGTTGATCCCTGAATCGTGTAATGCGGCAATGGATGGGTATCAATTACAACCATTGATAGTTGAAAAATATCGCTACTTAACCTCATAA